The Austwickia sp. genome includes a region encoding these proteins:
- a CDS encoding 50S ribosome-binding GTPase — protein sequence MTTTLGAAADAAEAPALADVRSQLRLVVAGSVDDGKSTLVGRLLYDTKSILADQYEAIEEASRRRGSGDVDLALLTDGLRAEREQGITIDVAYRYFSTSRRSFVLADTPGHTQYTRNTVTGASTAQAAIVLVDARQGVLAQTRRHLAVLALLRVPHVVVAVNKMDLVGWDQGTFDAVAADVAAAAAALGMGDVRSLPVSALTGQNVTPDAVRAGVGDAAGVGDAAGDWYAGPSLLEAVEELDVSHDDADAPFRMPVQLVVRPRTSEHRDYRGLAGRVAAGRLAVGDAITAWPSGLTSQVTGLDTPTGPAATVEAGDAVTVLLADEIDAGRGQLLAAADAPPLVTSRLEGTACWLAERPSAPRQRVLVKAGTATVRGLLDPVAEVWDVDEQRWLPAGSGAALNDIARLSVTLAEPLAVDRYAESRWTGGALVIDPASGATLAALMIDDGAS from the coding sequence ATGACCACCACCCTGGGTGCCGCGGCCGACGCTGCGGAGGCGCCGGCCCTCGCCGACGTCCGCTCGCAACTGCGCCTCGTCGTCGCCGGCTCGGTGGACGACGGCAAGTCCACGCTGGTGGGGCGGCTGCTCTACGACACCAAGTCGATCCTGGCCGACCAGTACGAGGCCATCGAGGAGGCCAGCCGCCGCCGCGGGTCGGGCGACGTCGACCTGGCGCTGCTCACCGACGGGCTGCGGGCCGAGCGCGAGCAGGGCATCACGATCGACGTGGCCTACCGCTACTTCTCGACGTCGCGCCGCTCGTTCGTCCTCGCCGATACGCCGGGGCACACGCAGTACACCCGCAACACCGTGACCGGCGCGTCCACCGCCCAGGCGGCGATCGTGCTGGTCGACGCCCGGCAGGGGGTGCTCGCCCAGACCCGGCGGCACCTGGCCGTCCTGGCGCTGCTGCGGGTGCCGCACGTCGTCGTCGCCGTCAACAAGATGGACCTCGTCGGGTGGGACCAGGGCACCTTTGATGCCGTCGCCGCCGACGTGGCCGCGGCCGCGGCGGCGCTCGGCATGGGGGACGTCCGTTCCCTCCCGGTCAGCGCCCTGACGGGGCAGAACGTCACGCCCGACGCGGTTCGCGCCGGGGTGGGTGATGCCGCGGGCGTGGGTGATGCCGCGGGGGACTGGTACGCCGGGCCCTCGCTGCTGGAGGCCGTCGAGGAGCTCGACGTCTCGCACGACGACGCGGACGCGCCGTTCCGGATGCCCGTGCAGCTCGTGGTGCGGCCCCGGACCTCCGAACACCGGGACTACCGCGGACTGGCCGGTCGGGTGGCCGCGGGTCGGCTGGCGGTCGGCGACGCCATCACCGCCTGGCCCAGCGGCCTGACGTCGCAGGTCACCGGCCTGGACACGCCCACCGGCCCGGCGGCGACCGTCGAGGCCGGGGACGCCGTCACGGTGCTGCTCGCCGACGAGATCGACGCGGGTCGCGGGCAACTGCTGGCCGCCGCGGACGCGCCGCCGCTGGTGACGTCCCGGCTGGAGGGTACGGCGTGCTGGCTCGCCGAGCGTCCCTCCGCTCCTCGGCAGCGGGTGCTCGTCAAGGCCGGTACGGCGACCGTGCGGGGACTCCTCGATCCGGTCGCCGAGGTCTGGGACGTCGACGAGCAGCGCTGGCTGCCCGCCGGCTCGGGTGCCGCGTTGAACGACATCGCGCGGCTGTCCGTGACCCTGGCCGAACCGCTGGCGGTGGATCGGTACGCCGAGTCGCGCTGGACCGGGGGCGCGCTGGTGATCGACCCCGCCTCGGGGGCCACCCTGGCGGCACTGATGATCGACGACGGCGCGAGCTAG
- a CDS encoding sulfate adenylyltransferase subunit 2: MTLTTDRAADTARADRADPAEPDQVERGPAAPRSTIRALEAEAIEIIREVIGEFDRPALLFSGGKDSAVLLHLARKATAPAPLPIVLLHVDTGHNLAEVLDYRDRVVAEGGHRLVVARVEEWIADGRLQERADGTRNPLQTIPLLDTIAAERFDALLGGARRDEDRARAKERIFSVRDAFGGWDPRRQRPELWRLYNGRHAPGEHARVFPLSNWTELDVWAYIAAENVPLPSIYYAHERDVWLRDGMWLTPGSWGGPREGEPLERRTVRYRTVGDGSCTGAVESQARTIEQVVAEVAASRLTERGATRADDRLSEAAMEDRKREGYF, translated from the coding sequence ATGACCCTTACCACCGACCGCGCCGCAGATACTGCCCGCGCCGACCGTGCAGATCCGGCGGAGCCGGACCAGGTCGAGCGCGGCCCCGCCGCCCCGCGCAGCACCATCCGCGCCCTGGAGGCCGAGGCCATCGAGATCATCCGCGAGGTGATCGGCGAGTTCGACCGCCCCGCACTGCTCTTCAGCGGCGGCAAGGACTCCGCCGTGCTGCTGCACCTGGCCCGCAAGGCGACCGCGCCCGCCCCGCTGCCGATCGTGCTGCTGCACGTCGACACCGGCCACAACCTGGCCGAGGTCCTCGACTACCGCGACCGGGTCGTGGCCGAGGGGGGCCACCGGCTGGTCGTCGCGCGGGTGGAGGAATGGATCGCCGACGGGCGCTTGCAGGAGCGAGCAGACGGCACGCGGAACCCGCTGCAGACCATTCCGTTGCTCGACACCATCGCCGCGGAACGGTTCGATGCCCTCCTCGGCGGCGCCCGGCGGGACGAGGACCGGGCCCGGGCCAAGGAGCGCATCTTCTCCGTCCGCGACGCCTTCGGCGGCTGGGACCCGCGCCGCCAGCGGCCGGAGCTGTGGCGGCTCTACAACGGCCGGCACGCCCCCGGGGAACACGCCCGCGTCTTCCCGCTGAGCAACTGGACCGAGCTGGACGTCTGGGCCTACATCGCCGCCGAGAACGTGCCGCTGCCCAGCATCTACTACGCCCACGAGCGCGACGTGTGGCTCCGCGACGGGATGTGGCTCACGCCGGGGTCCTGGGGCGGGCCCCGGGAGGGCGAGCCCCTCGAACGACGTACGGTCCGCTATCGCACCGTCGGCGACGGCTCCTGCACGGGTGCCGTCGAATCGCAGGCGCGCACGATCGAGCAGGTCGTTGCCGAGGTGGCCGCGAGCCGCCTGACCGAGCGGGGCGCCACCCGCGCGGACGACCGGCTCAGCGAGGCCGCCATGGAAGACCGCAAGCGAGAGGGCTACTTCTGA
- a CDS encoding phosphoadenylyl-sulfate reductase, translating into MTTPAPAAATRSRRPDDDLRSLAGAAAQRLAGARAEDVIAWAAEEFGELWAVACSMQDTVLAHLVGEVAPGTAVLFLDTGYHFPETLATRDAVAERYPLRIVDVRARQSVAEQDGEYGPALHDRDPDLCCWLRKTTPLFDALADREAWGTGIRRTESETRTAATEVSYDEEHGLIKVNPLVSWSDAEVAGYAAAHDIVRNPLLERGYPSIGCAPCTRAVRPGEDPRAGRWAGTAKTECGIHR; encoded by the coding sequence ATGACCACCCCCGCCCCCGCCGCGGCCACCCGCTCGCGGCGCCCCGACGACGACCTGCGCAGTCTCGCCGGGGCCGCCGCGCAGCGCCTCGCCGGTGCCCGCGCCGAAGACGTCATCGCCTGGGCCGCCGAGGAATTCGGCGAGCTGTGGGCCGTCGCCTGCTCGATGCAAGACACGGTCCTCGCGCACCTGGTCGGGGAAGTTGCGCCCGGAACGGCTGTGCTGTTCCTCGACACCGGCTACCACTTCCCGGAGACCCTGGCCACGCGCGACGCCGTCGCGGAGCGCTACCCGCTGCGCATCGTGGACGTCCGCGCCCGGCAGAGCGTGGCCGAACAGGACGGCGAATACGGCCCCGCCCTGCACGACCGCGACCCCGACCTGTGCTGCTGGCTGCGGAAGACCACGCCGCTGTTCGACGCCCTCGCCGACCGGGAGGCCTGGGGCACCGGCATTCGGCGTACGGAATCGGAAACCCGCACCGCCGCCACCGAGGTGAGCTACGACGAGGAGCACGGCTTGATCAAGGTCAACCCGCTGGTGAGCTGGAGCGACGCAGAAGTGGCGGGGTACGCCGCCGCGCACGACATCGTCCGCAACCCGTTGCTGGAGCGCGGCTACCCCTCCATCGGCTGCGCGCCCTGCACCCGCGCCGTCCGCCCCGGAGAGGACCCGCGCGCCGGCCGCTGGGCCGGGACAGCCAAGACCGAGTGCGGGATTCACCGATGA
- a CDS encoding sulfite exporter TauE/SafE family protein, with the protein MSFEPQLAAAGTLVGFLVGLTGMGGGALLTPLLVLVFGVPPLTAVSSDLVTSLVMKPFAGAVHLRRGTVHLRLFAWLAVGSVPAAFLASAAIGRLATGPSATQVAATLKVGIAVALLASVAAMIGRPLLDRARRSAVGTPTGAGVGDVGTTGGDAVAPLPVRRLRTVGIGVVGGIAVGLTSVGAGSLVIALLLLAYPTLRTRALIGTDIVQAIPLVGAAALGHLLFGDVHFALTGSLLVGAIPGAILGARLSAGAPDGLVRPAMTAVLAASALALLGASTPVLIGGALVSALLIVSATTRVGGRALRPAALHPPALHTAAPPAGLADPLAATPAARD; encoded by the coding sequence ATGTCCTTCGAACCACAACTCGCCGCCGCGGGCACCCTCGTCGGGTTCCTCGTCGGCCTCACCGGAATGGGCGGGGGCGCCCTGCTTACGCCCCTGCTCGTGCTGGTCTTCGGCGTACCACCCCTCACCGCCGTCTCCAGCGACCTGGTCACCAGCCTGGTCATGAAGCCCTTCGCCGGGGCGGTGCACCTGCGCCGGGGCACCGTGCACCTGCGGCTGTTCGCGTGGCTGGCCGTCGGGTCGGTCCCGGCGGCCTTCCTCGCCTCGGCGGCGATCGGCCGCCTGGCCACCGGCCCGTCGGCCACGCAGGTCGCGGCCACGCTCAAGGTCGGCATCGCCGTCGCCCTGTTGGCGTCGGTGGCGGCGATGATCGGTCGCCCGCTGCTCGACCGGGCGCGCCGCTCGGCCGTCGGCACCCCCACCGGCGCCGGTGTCGGCGACGTCGGCACCACCGGCGGCGACGCCGTTGCCCCGCTGCCGGTTCGCCGCCTGCGCACCGTCGGCATCGGCGTGGTCGGCGGCATCGCGGTCGGCCTCACCTCGGTGGGCGCCGGCTCCCTGGTCATCGCGCTGCTGCTCCTCGCCTATCCCACCCTCCGCACCCGGGCCTTGATCGGCACCGACATCGTCCAGGCCATCCCCCTCGTGGGCGCCGCCGCGCTGGGTCACCTCCTGTTCGGCGACGTCCACTTCGCGCTGACCGGGTCGCTGCTGGTCGGGGCGATCCCCGGCGCGATCCTCGGGGCGCGGCTGTCCGCGGGCGCCCCGGACGGTCTCGTCCGGCCCGCGATGACCGCGGTGCTCGCCGCGTCGGCCCTGGCGCTGCTCGGAGCAAGCACCCCGGTGCTGATCGGCGGGGCGCTCGTGAGCGCGTTGCTCATCGTGTCAGCGACCACGCGGGTCGGCGGGCGTGCGCTCCGCCCCGCTGCGCTCCACCCCCCGGCACTGCATACGGCCGCGCCGCCAGCGGGACTCGCCGATCCCCTCGCCGCCACGCCGGCGGCGAGAGACTAA
- a CDS encoding LOG family protein, with product MPARKALMAERSDAFLALLGGFGTFKAVMEILTWSQLGLHRKGVGFLPLRPERYRLRAPRTHRSERADDGRLERTQLTPRRSHEAFHGRPAHVLVPVRSGRPRTRGECHRSDRR from the coding sequence ATGCCCGCCCGCAAGGCGCTGATGGCCGAGCGCTCGGACGCGTTCCTGGCGCTGCTCGGCGGGTTCGGGACGTTCAAGGCGGTCATGGAGATCCTCACCTGGAGCCAGCTGGGGCTACACCGCAAGGGCGTGGGCTTCCTGCCGCTCCGACCGGAGCGCTATCGCCTCAGGGCACCCCGAACTCACCGATCGGAGCGGGCGGACGATGGGCGGCTTGAGCGGACGCAACTGACACCACGGCGGTCCCATGAGGCCTTTCATGGTCGGCCAGCGCATGTGCTGGTACCGGTTCGGTCCGGGCGGCCTCGCACCCGCGGCGAATGCCACCGGAGTGACCGGCGGTGA
- a CDS encoding 2-hydroxyacyl-CoA dehydratase: MGAFGAALIARQRYQDGLPGSAVDGWVRASLPVEPDPHAGHAHDVARIGHTVPVALGMPTLRRGLPSATSRLLTLDELATFSHETELGDCALCQNHCQLTTSTFGDGSRHVTGNRCDRGADPDPASAKRRAKSTLPNVVEAKYQRLFAYRRLTEREATRGDIGIPRALNMYENYPFWFTILTRLGFRVQLSGRSDHALFEAGMDSIPSENVCYPAKLAHGHVEDLVARGVRTIFYPCIAYEQQLVAAADNHYNCPVVMSYPEVIGNNVETLRDHDVRLIRPFLSLADRELLVDRLCGVFADWGIDRAEMAAAVAAGYAEDAQVREDIRAMGRDALEVMERTGTRGIVLAGRPYHCDPEVHHGIPELINSLGLAVLTEDSVVGLGGGSTVDGEPVALAPRPLRVRDQWAYHSRLYEAAAFVGTRDDLELVQLNSFGCGIDAITGDQVAELLAERGKVYTVLKIDEVSSLGAARIRLRSLQAATRERDGQAAAGRAAEQLATVEAPPVFTKEMAEKHTILLPQMAPIQWRLFEAVLRRSGYDVRLLEHARPEAMELGLKHVNNDACFPAIVLIGQLLDALRSGEYDPDNCTVIISQTGGMCRATNYAALLRKGLAEAGFAQVPVLALSAYGLEDTPGFSFTVPMLHRVIQAMVLGDMLQTALLRTRPYEAIPGSADRLYRTWNDVVREYFIGYGWSDTLGRRVGYRWMIERIVRDFDRLPLRPEPRRPRVGIVGEILVKFHPDANNDVVRVVESEGCEAVLPGLLGFVLNSVATAHWNFEQYGVGERARFVKRGVKALLERYQAPAVRALRRSGKFDVPEPIDELAAKAAEVVSLGNQAGEGWYLTAEMISLIEEGVPNIICAQPFACLPNHVTGKGMFRELRRRYPQANIVSVDYDPGASAVNQLNRIKLMISTAMQRAAVPHHDDLDGTPYDDDLVSYTAR; this comes from the coding sequence ATGGGCGCCTTCGGGGCGGCCCTCATCGCCCGGCAGCGGTATCAGGACGGGTTGCCCGGCAGCGCCGTCGACGGCTGGGTCCGGGCGTCCCTGCCGGTCGAGCCCGACCCGCACGCGGGCCACGCCCACGACGTGGCGCGGATCGGCCACACGGTGCCGGTCGCCCTGGGGATGCCGACCCTGCGCCGGGGCCTGCCCAGCGCGACGTCGCGCCTGCTCACCCTCGACGAGCTCGCGACGTTCTCGCACGAGACCGAGCTGGGCGACTGTGCCCTGTGCCAGAACCACTGCCAGCTCACCACCTCGACCTTCGGCGACGGCTCGCGGCACGTCACCGGCAACCGCTGCGACCGCGGCGCCGACCCGGACCCGGCGTCGGCCAAGCGGCGGGCCAAGTCGACGCTGCCGAACGTGGTCGAGGCCAAGTACCAGCGGCTGTTCGCCTACCGGCGGCTCACCGAACGCGAGGCCACCCGCGGCGACATCGGGATCCCGCGGGCGCTGAACATGTACGAGAACTACCCGTTCTGGTTCACGATCCTGACCCGCCTCGGCTTTCGGGTGCAGCTGTCCGGCCGCAGCGACCACGCGCTGTTCGAGGCCGGGATGGACTCGATCCCCTCCGAGAACGTCTGCTACCCGGCCAAGCTGGCCCACGGCCACGTCGAGGACCTCGTGGCGCGCGGCGTCCGGACGATCTTCTACCCCTGCATCGCCTACGAGCAGCAGCTCGTCGCAGCCGCCGACAACCACTACAACTGCCCGGTGGTGATGAGCTACCCCGAGGTCATCGGCAACAACGTCGAGACGCTGCGCGACCACGACGTACGGCTCATCCGCCCCTTCCTGTCGCTGGCCGACCGCGAGCTGCTGGTGGACCGGCTGTGCGGGGTCTTCGCCGACTGGGGCATCGACCGGGCGGAGATGGCGGCCGCGGTGGCGGCGGGGTACGCCGAGGACGCGCAGGTCCGCGAGGACATCCGGGCGATGGGTCGCGACGCGCTGGAGGTCATGGAGCGGACCGGGACGCGCGGGATCGTGCTGGCCGGGCGCCCGTACCACTGCGACCCGGAGGTGCACCACGGCATCCCCGAGCTGATCAACTCGCTCGGCCTCGCTGTGCTCACCGAGGACTCGGTCGTCGGCCTGGGCGGCGGCAGCACCGTGGACGGCGAGCCCGTCGCGCTGGCGCCCCGGCCGCTGCGGGTGCGCGACCAATGGGCCTACCACTCCCGGCTCTACGAGGCCGCCGCCTTCGTCGGCACCCGCGACGACCTCGAACTGGTCCAGCTCAACAGCTTCGGCTGCGGGATCGACGCGATCACCGGCGACCAGGTGGCAGAGCTCCTCGCCGAGCGCGGCAAGGTCTACACCGTCCTCAAGATCGACGAGGTGTCCAGCCTGGGGGCTGCCCGGATCCGGCTCCGCTCGCTGCAGGCGGCCACCCGCGAGCGGGATGGGCAGGCCGCGGCCGGGCGGGCCGCCGAGCAGCTCGCCACGGTCGAGGCGCCGCCGGTCTTCACCAAGGAAATGGCCGAGAAGCACACGATCCTGCTGCCGCAGATGGCCCCGATCCAGTGGCGCCTGTTCGAGGCGGTGCTGCGGCGCAGCGGCTACGACGTACGGCTGCTCGAGCACGCCCGACCCGAGGCTATGGAACTCGGCCTCAAGCACGTCAACAACGACGCCTGCTTCCCCGCGATCGTGCTCATCGGCCAGCTGCTCGACGCGCTGCGCTCCGGCGAGTACGACCCCGACAACTGCACCGTCATCATCAGCCAGACCGGCGGCATGTGCCGGGCGACGAACTACGCCGCGCTGCTGCGCAAGGGCCTGGCCGAGGCGGGGTTCGCGCAGGTCCCGGTGCTGGCCCTCTCGGCGTACGGGCTCGAGGACACCCCGGGCTTCTCGTTCACCGTGCCGATGCTGCACCGCGTCATCCAGGCCATGGTGCTCGGCGACATGCTGCAGACGGCGCTGTTGCGGACCCGGCCGTACGAGGCCATCCCCGGCTCCGCCGACCGCCTCTACCGGACCTGGAACGACGTCGTGCGCGAGTACTTCATCGGCTACGGCTGGTCCGACACCCTCGGCCGGCGGGTCGGCTACCGGTGGATGATCGAGCGGATCGTCCGCGACTTCGACCGGCTCCCGCTGCGTCCCGAGCCGCGCCGACCGCGCGTCGGCATCGTGGGGGAGATCCTGGTCAAGTTCCACCCGGACGCCAACAACGACGTCGTGCGGGTCGTCGAGTCCGAGGGCTGCGAGGCGGTGCTGCCGGGCCTGCTGGGGTTCGTGCTCAACTCGGTCGCGACCGCGCACTGGAACTTCGAGCAGTACGGCGTGGGCGAGCGCGCCCGGTTCGTCAAGCGCGGGGTGAAGGCGCTGCTGGAGCGCTACCAGGCGCCGGCCGTGCGGGCGCTGCGGCGTAGCGGCAAGTTCGACGTGCCCGAGCCGATCGACGAGCTGGCCGCCAAGGCCGCCGAGGTGGTCTCGCTGGGGAATCAGGCGGGGGAGGGCTGGTATCTCACCGCCGAGATGATCAGCCTCATCGAGGAGGGCGTGCCCAACATCATCTGCGCCCAGCCATTCGCGTGTCTGCCCAACCACGTCACCGGCAAGGGCATGTTCCGGGAGCTGCGGCGCCGCTACCCCCAGGCCAACATCGTCTCCGTCGACTACGACCCCGGGGCCAGCGCGGTCAACCAGCTCAACCGGATCAAGCTGATGATCTCGACCGCGATGCAGCGCGCGGCGGTGCCGCATCACGACGACCTGGACGGTACGCCGTACGACGACGACCTGGTCAGCTACACCGCTCGCTGA
- a CDS encoding PspC domain-containing protein — MNSVHTAMAKSGLVRGDDRWLGGVCSGLAAKFGTDTAAVRLVMVLLLLLPGSQLIIYPLLWFVMPDQPTARRLLSAGEPQPAPPYFTNPANGTGPQDTIH; from the coding sequence ATGAACTCCGTCCACACCGCCATGGCGAAATCCGGCCTAGTCCGCGGCGACGACCGCTGGCTCGGCGGCGTCTGCTCCGGGCTCGCCGCCAAGTTCGGCACCGACACCGCCGCCGTACGACTGGTCATGGTGCTCCTCCTGCTGCTCCCCGGCAGCCAACTGATCATCTACCCGCTGCTGTGGTTCGTGATGCCGGACCAGCCCACGGCGCGGCGCCTCCTGTCGGCGGGGGAGCCCCAGCCGGCTCCGCCGTACTTCACCAACCCCGCCAACGGCACGGGCCCCCAGGACACGATCCACTGA
- a CDS encoding TetR family transcriptional regulator, producing the protein MTSTSAGRRGPRTADAADTRAAILREARRAFAEGGYAGTSLRQVAQRAGVDASLLSYYFGSKENLFTAAMELPASPREVVVRALEEPRDRLGEALVRGMLAAWADEESRLAARGVLQSLSTRTDFGETLIDYAGEHVVGPLAAALGTPDAAYRATLALTQLTGLAIARHVVEAGPIAGALDDQLVATVGPVVQHYLTGDLATPPAH; encoded by the coding sequence GTGACCTCCACCTCCGCCGGGCGCCGCGGCCCCCGCACCGCCGACGCCGCCGACACGCGCGCCGCCATCCTGCGCGAGGCGCGGCGCGCGTTCGCGGAGGGCGGGTACGCCGGGACGTCGCTGCGCCAGGTGGCCCAACGGGCGGGGGTCGACGCGTCGCTGCTGAGCTACTACTTCGGCTCCAAGGAGAACCTGTTCACCGCGGCGATGGAGCTGCCGGCCAGCCCCCGCGAGGTGGTGGTCCGGGCCCTGGAGGAGCCGCGGGACCGGCTCGGCGAGGCCCTCGTGCGAGGGATGCTCGCGGCCTGGGCGGACGAGGAGAGCCGCCTCGCCGCCCGCGGGGTGCTGCAGTCGCTGTCGACCCGGACCGACTTCGGCGAGACGCTGATCGACTACGCGGGCGAGCACGTGGTCGGCCCGCTCGCGGCGGCATTGGGTACGCCGGACGCGGCGTACCGCGCCACCCTCGCCCTGACCCAACTGACGGGGCTGGCGATCGCGCGCCACGTGGTCGAGGCCGGGCCGATCGCGGGGGCGCTGGACGACCAGCTGGTGGCGACCGTCGGCCCGGTGGTACAGCACTACCTGACCGGAGACCTGGCAACCCCGCCGGCTCACTAG
- a CDS encoding nitronate monooxygenase, with amino-acid sequence MAVRFDVTDPTVLPAPVVAAPMAGGPSTPELVAAVADAGGLGFLAAGYVPAAALSDQITRTRELTSRPFGVNVFVPGRAPHGAELESLRAHVAAYRGALAPDAARLGVTLPEPNWADDDGWEEKIALLTLVDPVPVVSFTFGVPGGNVVEDLQAVGTAVWVTVTDLAEARAAREVGADALVVQGFDAGGHRSTHDVADVPNELDHLALLPVLSEVGLPMIAAGGVTTAGDVSRARAAGAAAVQVGTAFLLTEEAGTSSAHRLGLTDPALRSTVTRAFSGRPARGLANRFALEHSEQAPAAYPVVDQLTKPLRAESAAAGDIGGVSLWAGSGWRAAAEGPAAAVVARLAAADSR; translated from the coding sequence ATGGCCGTGCGATTCGACGTCACTGACCCGACCGTTCTGCCGGCGCCCGTCGTGGCCGCCCCGATGGCCGGCGGGCCATCGACCCCGGAGCTGGTGGCCGCCGTCGCCGACGCCGGCGGGCTCGGCTTCCTGGCGGCCGGCTACGTGCCCGCGGCCGCCCTCTCCGACCAGATCACCCGCACTCGGGAGCTGACGAGTCGCCCCTTCGGGGTCAATGTGTTCGTGCCGGGCCGGGCGCCACACGGCGCTGAGCTGGAATCCCTTCGGGCCCACGTCGCGGCGTACCGCGGAGCTCTCGCCCCCGACGCCGCCCGGCTGGGCGTCACGCTGCCGGAGCCGAATTGGGCCGACGACGACGGCTGGGAGGAAAAGATCGCCCTCCTCACGCTGGTGGACCCGGTGCCGGTGGTGTCGTTCACCTTCGGGGTGCCGGGCGGGAATGTGGTCGAGGATCTGCAGGCCGTCGGCACGGCGGTGTGGGTCACGGTCACCGACCTCGCCGAGGCGCGCGCGGCCCGGGAGGTGGGCGCCGACGCGCTGGTCGTGCAGGGCTTCGACGCCGGCGGGCACCGGTCGACGCACGACGTGGCGGACGTCCCGAACGAACTCGACCATCTCGCGCTGCTGCCCGTCCTTTCCGAAGTGGGGCTGCCGATGATCGCCGCGGGTGGCGTGACGACGGCCGGGGACGTCTCCCGGGCGCGGGCGGCGGGCGCCGCGGCGGTGCAGGTGGGCACGGCCTTTCTCCTGACCGAGGAGGCCGGGACCAGTTCCGCCCACCGCCTGGGGCTGACCGACCCGGCACTCCGCTCGACCGTGACCCGCGCGTTCTCGGGACGCCCGGCGCGAGGCCTGGCCAACCGGTTTGCGCTGGAGCATTCGGAGCAGGCGCCCGCGGCGTATCCCGTCGTCGACCAACTGACCAAGCCGTTGCGGGCGGAGTCGGCCGCGGCCGGCGACATCGGCGGCGTGTCCCTGTGGGCCGGGTCCGGCTGGCGGGCGGCCGCGGAGGGCCCCGCAGCTGCGGTGGTCGCCCGACTCGCCGCAGCCGACAGCCGTTGA
- the cysC gene encoding adenylyl-sulfate kinase yields MSSVTRRTHPHEPDAVRVQSSGGRSRAAAVAGPGTPGPGNATANPGGTLWLTGLSGAGKTTIATALADRLRAAGVRVEVLDGDELRDHLSPGLGFSRADRDAHVTRVGYLARLLARHGVIAIVPVIAPYAEARERVRAEHEADGVAYRQVYVATPVSECARRDVKGLYTAHDRGEVSHLTGVDDPYEAPPDPDLLLDTTDRDLEGTVRAVLALFTPAGTLIQAGTA; encoded by the coding sequence ATGAGCTCGGTGACCCGGCGAACGCACCCGCACGAACCGGACGCGGTGCGCGTCCAGTCCTCCGGGGGACGGTCGCGCGCGGCCGCCGTGGCCGGGCCCGGCACCCCTGGGCCCGGGAACGCGACGGCCAACCCCGGCGGGACCCTCTGGCTGACCGGGCTCTCCGGCGCCGGCAAGACCACGATCGCCACCGCCCTCGCCGACCGGCTGCGCGCTGCCGGCGTCCGCGTGGAGGTCCTCGACGGCGACGAGCTGCGCGACCACCTCTCGCCCGGGCTCGGCTTCTCGCGTGCGGACCGCGACGCGCACGTCACCCGGGTCGGCTACCTCGCCCGCCTCCTCGCCCGGCACGGCGTGATCGCGATCGTGCCGGTCATCGCGCCGTACGCCGAGGCGCGCGAGCGCGTCCGCGCCGAACACGAGGCGGACGGCGTGGCGTACCGGCAGGTGTACGTCGCGACGCCCGTCAGCGAATGCGCCCGCCGGGACGTCAAGGGCCTCTACACCGCGCACGACCGCGGCGAGGTCAGCCACCTGACCGGGGTGGACGACCCGTACGAGGCGCCCCCGGACCCGGACCTCCTCCTCGACACCACCGACCGCGACCTGGAGGGCACCGTCCGTGCCGTCCTCGCGCTGTTCACCCCCGCAGGAACTCTGATCCAGGCAGGTACCGCATGA
- a CDS encoding TetR/AcrR family transcriptional regulator codes for MPKIEAPTVAEHRAMRRRAVVDNAVELLVSEGPTALTPAAVAKMTGLARTSVYQYFPTSGELLGAAIEQLFVASQADLDAALSRAGQDVDERIAAYVRATLETARRGHSPTRLVGVELPAACRVRLRELHDEVARPLREIVAASGAEDVATTTALANGVIAGAVALVEHGADLERTTRETLQFLQRALRDGVVGHPARPS; via the coding sequence GTGCCCAAGATCGAGGCCCCGACCGTTGCCGAGCACCGCGCCATGCGGCGCCGCGCGGTGGTGGACAACGCGGTGGAGCTGCTGGTCAGCGAGGGGCCGACCGCGCTGACGCCGGCGGCGGTCGCCAAGATGACGGGCCTGGCGCGGACGAGCGTGTATCAGTACTTCCCCACGAGCGGCGAGCTGTTGGGCGCCGCCATCGAGCAGCTGTTCGTGGCCAGCCAGGCCGACCTGGATGCCGCGCTGAGCCGGGCCGGACAGGACGTGGACGAGCGCATTGCGGCGTACGTGCGGGCCACCCTGGAGACGGCCCGCCGTGGGCACTCCCCGACGCGGCTGGTAGGGGTCGAGCTGCCCGCCGCCTGCCGGGTGCGGCTGCGGGAGCTCCACGACGAGGTGGCCCGGCCGCTGCGCGAGATCGTCGCGGCGTCAGGGGCCGAGGATGTCGCGACGACCACCGCGCTGGCGAACGGGGTGATCGCGGGCGCCGTGGCGCTGGTCGAGCACGGCGCCGACCTGGAGCGGACCACCCGGGAGACCCTGCAGTTCCTGCAGCGGGCGCTCCGCGACGGAGTCGTCGGCCATCCCGCTCGACCGTCCTGA